In Archangium violaceum, the following are encoded in one genomic region:
- the bluB gene encoding 5,6-dimethylbenzimidazole synthase: MTKHRFSPAEREAVYKAISERRDMRHFRPEPIAQEVLARLLHAAHLGPSVGFMQPWRFIRITDEALRGEVARLVDRERVRTAEALGPRGEEFMRLKVEGIRECPELWVVALTDQRERYVFGRRTLPNMDLASASCAIQNLWLAARAEGIGMGWVSLFEPAELAKLLDAPEGSEPIAILCLGHVDAFYERPMLELEGWDSRRPLEALVWENRWGTGATGTRRSADST; this comes from the coding sequence ATGACGAAACACCGCTTTTCCCCCGCCGAGCGCGAAGCCGTCTACAAGGCCATCAGCGAGCGCCGTGACATGCGCCACTTCCGGCCCGAGCCCATCGCGCAAGAGGTCCTCGCGCGACTGCTCCACGCGGCGCACCTCGGGCCGAGCGTGGGTTTCATGCAGCCATGGCGCTTCATCCGCATCACCGATGAAGCACTTCGGGGAGAGGTCGCCAGACTGGTCGACCGGGAGCGCGTCCGGACCGCCGAGGCGCTGGGCCCGCGCGGCGAGGAGTTCATGCGCCTCAAGGTGGAGGGCATCCGGGAGTGCCCCGAGCTCTGGGTCGTCGCGCTGACGGACCAGCGCGAGCGCTATGTCTTCGGCCGGCGCACCCTGCCGAACATGGACCTGGCCTCCGCCAGCTGCGCCATCCAGAACCTCTGGCTCGCCGCGAGGGCCGAGGGCATTGGCATGGGATGGGTCTCGCTGTTCGAGCCCGCCGAGCTGGCGAAGCTGTTGGACGCACCGGAAGGCAGCGAGCCGATCGCCATCTTGTGCCTGGGCCATGTCGATGCCTTCTATGAGCGGCCGATGTTGGAGCTCGAGGGTTGGGACTCGCGCCGGCCGCTGGAGGCGCTGGTCTGGGAGAACCGGTGGGGAACAGGCGCCACCGGCACCCGCCGATCCGCCGATTCCACCTGA
- a CDS encoding universal stress protein: MSKIQRILVPVDFSETSKKALEYAYFIANRFDAKLDVLHVWRPSEYAGDEMVVLTRSEPELTLSTFLRNHADQQLSGFLQGVPHSKQLLESGEPAQVIAKVAGEGGYDLIIMGTHGRTGLSHMMMGSVAEKVVRMAPCPVLTYRTPEKK; encoded by the coding sequence ATGAGCAAGATCCAGCGAATCCTCGTGCCGGTCGACTTCTCCGAGACCTCGAAGAAGGCCCTGGAGTACGCGTACTTCATCGCCAACCGCTTCGACGCGAAGCTGGACGTGCTGCACGTGTGGCGTCCGTCGGAGTACGCGGGGGACGAGATGGTGGTGCTGACGCGCAGCGAGCCCGAGCTCACGCTGTCCACGTTCCTGCGCAACCACGCGGACCAGCAGCTGTCGGGCTTCCTCCAGGGCGTGCCGCACTCGAAGCAGCTGCTGGAGTCGGGTGAGCCGGCGCAGGTCATCGCGAAGGTGGCTGGCGAGGGCGGGTACGACCTCATCATCATGGGAACGCACGGGCGCACGGGCCTGTCGCACATGATGATGGGCAGCGTGGCGGAGAAGGTGGTGCGGATGGCGCCCTGCCCGGTGCTCACGTACCGCACCCCCGAGAAGAAGTAG
- a CDS encoding type II toxin-antitoxin system HipA family toxin, whose protein sequence is MRPTREELGVLEVRLENIHVGTLTLLADEVSEFVISEEYRQRYPRPVLGQTFEEDLTRRHSSRMRLPPFFSNLLPEGPLRELIAEKEGISKHREFFLIARLGEDLPGAVVVTPATPLAWDDSRLAAEAQAPSTQVPEQEQLRFSLAGVQLKFSMLRRDRGMTLPVGGRGGDWIVKLPDNRYDRVPENEYSMMTWARAAGIEVPEIGLFEVANLEGLPEGIVLRENIAFAIRRFDRPEPGHRVHMEDMAQVLGLYSDEKYKKYNYETIANIILNVAGQEALHEFLRRLVFIIAIGNGDAHHKNWSLLYPDSIHATLSPAYDLVSTLQYIRNDTLALNLARSKRFEDVSLQAFERLARKLGIESTNVLPVVKSAVEATLQSWQQLRGTLPIPEEFKQRIESHWKRVPLLNGA, encoded by the coding sequence GTGCGGCCCACTCGCGAAGAGCTCGGGGTTCTCGAGGTCCGGCTCGAGAACATCCACGTGGGGACCCTGACGCTGCTGGCCGACGAGGTCTCGGAGTTCGTCATCTCCGAGGAGTACCGGCAACGCTACCCGCGGCCCGTACTGGGGCAGACCTTCGAGGAAGACCTCACCCGGCGACACAGCAGTCGAATGCGCCTTCCCCCCTTCTTCTCCAATCTCCTTCCCGAGGGACCTCTCCGTGAGCTCATCGCGGAGAAGGAAGGCATCTCCAAGCACCGGGAGTTCTTCCTCATCGCCCGGCTCGGTGAGGATCTTCCCGGAGCTGTCGTCGTCACCCCCGCTACGCCCCTGGCCTGGGACGACTCCAGGCTCGCGGCGGAGGCCCAGGCCCCAAGCACGCAGGTGCCCGAGCAGGAGCAACTCCGGTTCTCTCTCGCCGGGGTGCAGCTCAAATTCTCCATGCTGCGCAGGGACCGGGGCATGACCCTGCCCGTGGGCGGGCGGGGGGGAGATTGGATCGTCAAGCTGCCCGACAACCGCTACGACCGCGTCCCGGAGAACGAATACTCGATGATGACCTGGGCCCGGGCCGCGGGCATCGAGGTTCCCGAGATCGGCCTGTTCGAGGTCGCCAACCTCGAGGGGCTCCCCGAAGGCATCGTGCTGCGCGAGAACATCGCCTTCGCCATCCGCCGCTTCGACCGTCCCGAGCCCGGCCACCGTGTCCACATGGAGGACATGGCCCAGGTACTCGGGCTCTACTCGGACGAGAAGTACAAGAAGTACAACTACGAGACGATCGCCAATATCATCCTCAACGTCGCGGGCCAGGAAGCACTCCACGAGTTCCTGCGCAGGCTCGTCTTCATCATCGCCATCGGCAACGGCGACGCTCATCACAAGAACTGGTCCCTGCTCTACCCCGACAGCATCCACGCGACGCTCTCGCCCGCCTACGATCTCGTCTCCACCCTCCAGTACATCCGCAACGACACGCTCGCGCTGAACCTCGCCCGCTCCAAACGTTTCGAGGATGTGTCCCTGCAAGCATTCGAGCGCCTGGCTCGCAAGCTGGGCATCGAGAGCACGAACGTCCTCCCTGTCGTGAAGTCCGCTGTGGAAGCAACTCTCCAGTCCTGGCAGCAGCTCCGCGGCACCCTGCCCATCCCCGAGGAGTTCAAGCAGCGCATCGAGTCCCACTGGAAGCGGGTCCCGCTCCTCAACGGAGCGTAA
- a CDS encoding DUF262 domain-containing protein: protein MPPPTPLSRRPQATAFSIEDLLDRVRRGEVRVPEFQRRLRWKANDVRDLLDSVYRGYPIGTLLFWKREAPATVLHFGPVKIDAPQTAQALWAVDGQQRITALTGVLLHPPLEGDAAHDDFALYFDLEQEEFVRLARRATPPPYWLPMNRVLDSEQLLDWLDRYPGRADNPHHTRAAMKLGKAIREYQAPAYIVETDDQEVLRVIFGRLNSAGKPLTRAEVFNALHGTRNEEQPSDLQALSENLRELGFGTIEEEWLLKSVLAVRGLDINKDFKQQFQGEGSMPETLRQTEQALRAAIVFLKRDAGIPHVLLLPHKLLLVPLARFFHLHPQPSPRSRELLSRWFWRVIANLFFKTLRLTSIRNDLQSIGPDEEKTLQELLTFLHPPGMYRADLHIRLDTFKLTTFRTKVEANALLSFQPRDLRSGQLLDVPALLEREGAAALPHILPSARILSKTSSPDWSITFYSQDTLANRLIHPPVADPPLYSLLRSALSMAPEVLQSHAVPPGAIDALHHKDFTSFVELRGDLLTDHIRRFLDSRARWEAADHGSLRSMIVSDEED, encoded by the coding sequence ATGCCACCCCCCACCCCACTCTCACGGCGGCCCCAGGCCACCGCATTCAGCATCGAGGATCTGCTGGACCGCGTCCGCCGGGGGGAGGTGCGCGTTCCCGAGTTCCAGAGACGGCTCCGCTGGAAGGCCAACGACGTTCGAGACCTGTTGGACAGCGTCTATCGCGGCTACCCCATCGGCACACTGCTCTTCTGGAAGCGGGAAGCGCCCGCGACCGTCCTCCACTTCGGTCCGGTGAAGATCGACGCACCCCAGACCGCACAGGCCTTGTGGGCCGTGGATGGACAGCAGCGCATCACCGCGCTGACCGGCGTCCTGCTGCACCCTCCCCTGGAAGGGGACGCCGCACACGACGACTTCGCGCTCTATTTCGACCTGGAGCAGGAGGAGTTCGTCCGGCTCGCCAGACGCGCAACCCCTCCCCCCTACTGGCTGCCCATGAACAGGGTGCTGGACAGTGAGCAGCTCCTCGACTGGCTGGACCGCTACCCGGGCCGGGCCGACAATCCCCATCACACCCGGGCGGCGATGAAGCTCGGCAAGGCCATCCGCGAGTACCAGGCTCCCGCGTACATCGTCGAGACCGACGACCAGGAGGTCCTCCGGGTCATCTTCGGGCGGCTGAACTCCGCGGGAAAACCCCTGACGCGCGCGGAAGTCTTCAACGCCCTCCACGGCACCCGGAACGAGGAGCAACCCTCCGACCTGCAGGCGCTCTCGGAGAATCTGCGGGAGCTGGGATTCGGCACCATCGAGGAGGAGTGGCTGCTCAAGTCCGTGCTCGCCGTGCGCGGGCTCGACATCAACAAGGACTTCAAACAGCAATTCCAGGGCGAAGGCAGCATGCCCGAGACACTGAGGCAGACAGAGCAGGCCCTGCGCGCGGCAATCGTCTTCCTCAAGCGCGACGCGGGCATTCCCCATGTCCTCCTGCTGCCCCACAAGCTCCTTCTGGTCCCGCTGGCCCGGTTCTTCCACCTCCATCCCCAGCCCTCACCCCGCTCGCGGGAGTTGCTCTCCCGCTGGTTCTGGCGCGTCATCGCCAACCTGTTCTTCAAAACCCTCCGTCTCACGTCGATCCGCAACGACCTGCAATCCATCGGACCCGACGAGGAGAAGACCCTCCAGGAGCTGCTCACCTTCTTGCACCCGCCCGGCATGTATCGCGCCGACCTGCACATCCGGCTCGACACCTTCAAGCTCACGACGTTCCGCACCAAGGTCGAGGCAAACGCACTGCTCTCGTTCCAACCCCGTGACTTGCGAAGCGGTCAGCTCCTCGATGTCCCCGCGCTCCTGGAACGGGAGGGTGCCGCCGCCCTTCCACATATCCTCCCGTCGGCGCGAATCCTCTCCAAGACCAGCAGTCCCGACTGGAGCATCACCTTCTACTCGCAGGACACCCTCGCCAATCGGCTCATCCATCCACCCGTGGCCGACCCGCCCCTGTACTCCTTGCTTCGATCCGCTCTGTCCATGGCGCCCGAGGTGCTCCAGAGCCATGCCGTTCCGCCCGGTGCCATCGATGCGCTCCACCACAAGGACTTCACTTCGTTCGTAGAGCTGCGAGGCGACCTCCTGACAGACCACATCCGCCGCTTCCTGGACTCGCGCGCCCGTTGGGAAGCCGCGGACCACGGCTCCCTCCGATCGATGATCGTCTCCGACGAGGAGGACTGA
- a CDS encoding oxygenase MpaB family protein, protein MRFQRTILQQIQRLDPEKDDQRILFLSWYHDFPWDSRKALEFALFRTYAVPSISGLLDTTGEFIQRTQRRYDDTELLIAEFVENGYHSERGRRAIRRMNQLHHRFHIPNEDYLYVLSTFVLEPRRWIDRFGWRPYSEHERLATWFFWRNVGRMMNIRDIPSSYEAFERFNVEYERTHFRYSETNRRIGEATRELFLSLYLPRPLRRLGRPAIHAMMDDPLREAFGFPRPPDALQRSVQGLLRARGLVIRAFPERRHPKLVTRLHHKSYPDGYDIEQLGPPGTQRERVNSGQSHGG, encoded by the coding sequence ATGCGCTTCCAACGCACCATCCTCCAGCAGATCCAACGGCTCGACCCGGAGAAGGATGATCAGCGCATCCTCTTCCTGAGCTGGTACCACGACTTCCCCTGGGACAGCCGCAAGGCGCTCGAGTTCGCCCTCTTCCGCACCTACGCCGTGCCAAGCATCAGCGGCCTGCTCGACACCACCGGCGAATTCATCCAGCGCACCCAGCGGCGCTACGACGACACCGAGCTGCTCATCGCCGAGTTCGTCGAGAACGGCTACCACAGCGAGCGCGGCCGGCGCGCCATCCGCCGGATGAACCAGCTCCACCACCGCTTCCACATCCCCAACGAGGACTACCTCTATGTCCTCTCCACCTTCGTCCTCGAGCCGCGCCGGTGGATCGACCGCTTCGGCTGGCGCCCCTACAGCGAGCACGAGCGACTGGCCACCTGGTTCTTCTGGCGCAACGTGGGACGGATGATGAACATCCGCGACATCCCCTCCTCCTACGAGGCCTTCGAGCGCTTCAACGTCGAGTACGAGCGCACCCACTTCCGCTACTCGGAGACCAACCGACGCATCGGCGAGGCCACGCGCGAGCTGTTCCTCAGCTTGTACCTGCCCCGGCCCCTTCGTCGGCTCGGCCGTCCCGCCATCCACGCGATGATGGATGACCCGCTCCGCGAGGCCTTCGGCTTCCCCAGGCCTCCCGACGCCCTCCAACGCTCCGTCCAGGGCCTGCTGCGCGCCCGCGGCCTCGTGATCCGCGCCTTCCCAGAACGCCGCCATCCAAAACTTGTTACCCGGTTGCACCACAAGAGCTACCCGGATGGATATGACATCGAACAGCTCGGCCCTCCGGGTACCCAACGCGAGCGCGTGAACAGTGGCCAGTCCCACGGCGGGTGA
- a CDS encoding NAD(P)/FAD-dependent oxidoreductase, translating into MDSKDVVIVGGGPAGLSAALVLGRARKKVLLCDAGTPRNAAAEHIQGFVTRDGTPPQEFRRIGREQLRPYDVEYQNVRVLSVERLDSGFRVGLEGGRVVETRRVLLATGMVDVLPDLPGYRELWGKSIFQCPYCHGWEVRDQAWGVLATDEHMLDFGLFVTGWSKDVVVFTNGALAVPPEQRSRLEHAGVRLEERRIRQLLVREEHLHAVELEDGARVARQVLFARPPQRQTPLVQQLVGQLGLALDEQGFVRVDEPHKQTSVPGIHAAGDLTTLLQGALVGASAGAMAGYMMNHSLNMENATRGG; encoded by the coding sequence ATGGACTCGAAGGACGTGGTGATTGTCGGAGGAGGCCCCGCGGGCCTGAGTGCCGCGCTCGTGCTGGGCCGCGCCCGGAAGAAGGTGCTGCTCTGCGACGCGGGAACGCCCCGCAACGCCGCGGCCGAGCACATCCAAGGCTTCGTCACCCGCGATGGAACGCCTCCCCAGGAGTTCCGGCGGATCGGCCGCGAGCAGCTCCGCCCCTATGACGTCGAGTACCAGAACGTGCGAGTCCTCTCGGTGGAGCGATTGGACTCGGGCTTCCGGGTGGGCCTGGAGGGAGGCCGAGTCGTGGAGACCCGGCGGGTGCTGCTCGCCACGGGCATGGTGGATGTGCTGCCGGACCTGCCCGGCTACCGCGAGCTGTGGGGCAAGAGCATCTTCCAGTGCCCCTACTGCCACGGCTGGGAGGTGCGCGACCAGGCCTGGGGAGTGCTCGCGACGGACGAGCACATGCTCGACTTCGGCCTGTTCGTGACGGGCTGGTCGAAGGACGTGGTGGTCTTCACGAATGGAGCCCTCGCGGTGCCTCCCGAGCAGCGGTCGCGCCTGGAGCACGCGGGGGTCCGCCTGGAGGAGCGGCGCATCCGCCAGCTGCTCGTCCGGGAGGAACACCTCCACGCGGTGGAGCTGGAGGATGGAGCGCGAGTGGCGCGCCAGGTGCTCTTCGCCCGGCCGCCCCAACGCCAGACCCCGCTCGTGCAACAGCTCGTGGGGCAGCTCGGACTCGCGCTGGACGAGCAGGGATTCGTGCGCGTGGACGAGCCCCACAAGCAGACCTCGGTCCCCGGCATCCACGCGGCGGGGGACCTCACGACGCTGCTGCAAGGCGCGCTCGTCGGGGCCTCGGCGGGGGCCATGGCCGGTTACATGATGAACCACTCCCTCAACATGGAGAACGCCACGCGAGGGGGTTGA
- a CDS encoding AraC family transcriptional regulator: MPSRRVFEEPRNRPPSWEKFERHQLPIWVGRYGPISSSPARGMTTHSYAVIMLITRGQTKVRHAGQQVLNEGDVHLIPPGDPHGASHFQDMEGWGLAFHPEAFPSDEGWGSERGLKLGPLLRVRSGCHPVLKPSAAQRKRLEGWMKLLEEELLHEERGQEEACAALLRLILVELERIATPPRMPDPPGLSLARQALTHIEANCLEPLSLASVARALGRSGPHVAAVVRQETGRTVGEWILEYRMAEARRRLRGTDERVDIIAERVGYADATHFIRLFRRIHGVTPAAWRRRATAG; encoded by the coding sequence ATGCCCTCGCGCCGAGTCTTTGAGGAGCCCAGGAACCGCCCCCCCTCGTGGGAGAAGTTCGAGCGCCACCAGCTCCCCATCTGGGTGGGACGCTACGGGCCGATCTCCTCCAGCCCGGCCCGGGGGATGACCACCCACTCGTATGCCGTCATCATGCTCATCACCCGCGGGCAGACGAAGGTGCGGCACGCGGGGCAGCAGGTGCTGAACGAGGGGGATGTGCACCTCATCCCCCCGGGAGATCCGCACGGCGCCTCCCACTTCCAGGACATGGAGGGCTGGGGACTCGCCTTCCACCCCGAGGCCTTTCCCTCCGACGAGGGCTGGGGCAGCGAGCGGGGATTGAAGCTCGGCCCCCTGCTTCGCGTGAGGAGCGGATGCCATCCGGTGCTGAAGCCCTCGGCCGCCCAGCGCAAGCGACTGGAGGGATGGATGAAGCTCCTCGAGGAGGAGCTACTCCACGAGGAGCGAGGCCAGGAGGAAGCCTGCGCGGCGCTGCTGCGGCTCATCCTCGTGGAGCTGGAGCGGATCGCCACACCGCCGCGCATGCCCGATCCCCCGGGACTGAGCCTGGCCCGGCAGGCGCTCACGCACATCGAGGCGAACTGCCTGGAGCCGCTGTCCCTGGCGAGCGTGGCCCGGGCGCTCGGACGGTCAGGTCCCCACGTGGCCGCCGTGGTGCGCCAGGAGACGGGCCGCACGGTGGGTGAGTGGATATTGGAGTACCGCATGGCCGAGGCCCGGCGGCGCCTGCGGGGCACGGACGAGCGGGTGGACATCATCGCCGAGCGAGTGGGCTACGCGGACGCAACCCACTTCATCCGCCTGTTCCGGCGCATCCACGGTGTCACCCCGGCGGCCTGGAGACGGCGCGCCACCGCCGGATAG
- a CDS encoding SGNH/GDSL hydrolase family protein, with protein sequence MSHSRFAWLLPLVPVLVMAGCEPFEPWFDYAADDPNLQLIGRMDRTTLDGPTYAHPGVTIRFRCNCTGVDVAFADKGTGGEEHTNWVNVIVDGETKAKIKLEQGDARFYKGARDLKPGEHLIEIVKRTESYAGDMQFLGLSLQGIILEPPPQKTKRLEIIGDSISCGYGNEVRIFAPTYTEPNTGYHSKNEDISKAYGSLLGRRFDADVVTTCISGTGVYRNLNGATERDKTFPGLYPRVFPSQEKPLWDTSKFVPDIIIINLGNNDFNVVDENTKLPHPPPEQPFKDAYRDFVVQLREYYPNAKIICSIGPMMNDNYPPGLKQWTNMQKYVGDMVAALDDPNVHYFSYSPVVSDPYGEDWHPTAEVHEQMANEIAPVLQELGF encoded by the coding sequence ATGAGCCACTCCCGTTTCGCCTGGCTGCTCCCGCTGGTGCCCGTCCTCGTCATGGCCGGGTGCGAGCCCTTCGAGCCCTGGTTCGACTACGCCGCGGATGACCCCAACCTGCAGCTCATCGGGCGCATGGACCGCACCACCCTCGATGGCCCGACGTATGCCCACCCCGGTGTCACCATCCGCTTCCGGTGCAACTGCACCGGCGTGGACGTGGCCTTCGCCGACAAGGGCACCGGCGGCGAGGAGCACACCAACTGGGTCAACGTCATCGTCGACGGCGAGACGAAGGCGAAAATCAAGCTGGAGCAGGGTGACGCGCGCTTCTACAAGGGCGCCCGCGATCTCAAGCCGGGCGAGCACCTCATCGAGATCGTCAAGCGCACCGAGTCCTATGCCGGTGACATGCAGTTCCTCGGCCTCAGCCTCCAGGGCATCATCCTGGAGCCCCCGCCCCAGAAGACCAAGCGGCTGGAGATCATCGGCGACTCCATCAGCTGCGGCTACGGCAACGAGGTGCGCATCTTCGCCCCCACCTACACCGAGCCCAACACCGGCTACCACTCCAAGAACGAGGACATCTCCAAGGCCTACGGCTCACTGCTCGGCCGCAGGTTCGACGCCGATGTCGTCACCACCTGCATCTCCGGCACCGGCGTCTACCGCAACCTCAATGGCGCCACGGAGAGGGACAAGACGTTCCCCGGCCTCTACCCGCGCGTCTTCCCCAGCCAGGAGAAGCCGCTCTGGGACACCTCGAAGTTCGTCCCCGACATCATCATCATCAACCTGGGCAACAACGACTTCAACGTCGTCGACGAGAACACGAAGCTGCCCCACCCCCCGCCCGAACAGCCGTTCAAGGACGCCTACAGGGACTTCGTCGTCCAGCTGCGCGAGTACTACCCCAACGCGAAGATCATCTGCTCCATCGGCCCGATGATGAACGACAACTACCCGCCCGGCCTCAAGCAATGGACGAACATGCAGAAGTACGTCGGCGACATGGTGGCCGCCTTGGACGACCCCAACGTCCACTACTTCTCCTACTCGCCCGTCGTGAGCGACCCCTATGGCGAGGACTGGCACCCCACCGCCGAGGTCCACGAGCAGATGGCCAATGAGATCGCTCCCGTCCTCCAGGAGCTCGGCTTCTGA